Proteins found in one Mytilus edulis chromosome 2, xbMytEdul2.2, whole genome shotgun sequence genomic segment:
- the LOC139513688 gene encoding cAMP and cAMP-inhibited cGMP 3',5'-cyclic phosphodiesterase 10A-like — MLKWAYHEAEELRIIEDIMSCNNHTLCRLGVYTPLPGQDSKDRWRNRHIPPDITELDVKNFLIKNPDVFEEYVIESVPIDVLQNLIQAKQDKPEKGIHLECATIPLQQRYCLDSVKDISSQLIDIVEDHEIYAELSEMVLIVARAVHASHTTVYIPTHQNHELCILRDGKLTPYGPSGLKTTVSAHAVIERKSLLVEDIQFDPRFPKGIGPVGYSVGSVICIPVILPSDDIIGVLEVTREQSKFSFAKGDLQTAHALVSWMTACLHESDMKRTLNAQSKLNDFLLETSREIFDEMNCVDTVVQKIMTFTKQLVNADRISMFLVDEEKEELYADYFDEGEKDENGQPIFNKKSQIRFHKDLGIAGYVARTGKVVNIYDAYEDDRFNQAVDKMTGYKTRSILCMPIIGKQKVVGVVQLINRLEAECFTNADENAFKLFAVYCALALHFSNLFNMVKLQQTQNKVAMEVLQYHTRTPQDEVDHFQEKPIPNEDEVPELLKFYDFCCYAYDEYLPKYVIYLLQDMFGTDSFELEKLCRFTLTVRKNYRPVTYHNWQHGFHVFHSLWCMVNDDETFSRFDKMAFTISGLCHDIDHRGYNNAFFQKLHLPLANLYSTSVMEQHHYRQTVTILQTEGTDIFSFMTADDYKEMLEQIRHNILATDLALYFANQKTLSGYIKDGTFDIEIPHMREHAKALMMTGADLCACAKPWVTQQETTKNLYDEFYFQGDEEKRHGLTPIPMMDRNRFDELPKQQIGFIDFICRPLYQTLCDILPRTMPLLAGVDENRSHWAELAEQEATSVSKMRVSPKNE; from the exons ATGTTGAAGTGGGCTTATCATGAAGCTGAAGAGCTTAGAATAATAGAAGATATAATGTCTTGTAATAACCATACTCTGTGTCGTCTAGGCGTATACACCCCACTCCCGGGACAAGATTCCAAGGATCGATGGAGAAACCGTCACATACCTCCTGATATTACAGAACTAGATGTGAAAAACTTCCTAATTAAAAACCCGGACGTTTTTGAGGAATATGTGATAGAATCCGTGCCAATTGATGTTTTACAAAACTTGATCCAAGCGAAGCAGGATAAACCTGAGAAAGGAATACATTTAGAATGTGCCACAATACCTCTTCAACAAAGGTACTGCCTGGACTCAGTGAAGGATATAAGTTCACAGTTAATAGATATTGTAGAAGACCATGAGATATATGCAGAACTATCAGAAATGGTTCTTATTGTAGCCCGAGCTGTCCATGCCAGTCATACTACTGTGTATATACCAACACATCAAAACCACGAGCTTTGTATTCTCAGGGATGGCAAATTAACACCGTATGGGCCAAGTGGACTTAAAACTACAGTATCTGCACACGCAGTCATAGAAAGGAAGAGCCTGCTGGTAGAAGATATACAATTTGATCCTAG atttccaAAAGGAATTGGCCCTGTTGGATACTCAGTTGGAAGTGTAATCTGTATTCCTGTTATTTTGCCGTCCGATGATATTATAGGTGTACTCGAAGTCACACGAGAACAATCCAAGTTTTCGTTCGCAAAGGGTGATTTGCAAACAGCGCATGCTTTAGTGTCATGGATGACTGCATGCTTGCACGAATCTGATATGAAAAGAACTTTGAATGCACAAAGCAAACTGAATGACTTTCTACTTGAAACATCTCGcgaaatttttgatgaaatgaacTGTGTTGATACCGTAGTACAAAAAATTATGACATTTACAAAGCAACTTGTAAATGCTGATCGAATTTCCATGTTTCTTGTCGACGAAGAAAAAGAAGAACTTTATGCTGACTATTTTGATGAAGGGGAAAAAGATGAAAATGGCCAACCAATTTTCAACAAGAAGTCACAGATACGATTTCACAAGGATCTGGGAATAGCCGGTTATGTCGCTAGAACTGGAAAG GTTGTCAACATATACGACGCCTATGAAGATGATCGCTTCAATCAAGCTGTAGATAAAATGACCGGATATAAAACCCGGAGTATTCTGTGCATGCCAATTATAGGGAAACAAAAAGTGGTAGGTGTGGTTCAGCTCATAAATCGTCTTGAAGCTGAATGCTTCACGAACGCAGACGAGAATGCTTTTAAATTGTTTGCCGTTTATTGTGCCTTGGCCTTACACTTTTCGAACCTATTTAACATGGTGAAACTACAGCAAACACAAAACAAAGTGGCGATGGAGGTGCTTCAATACCATACCAGAACACCACAAGACGAGGTAGATCATTTCCAAGAAAAGCCGATACCGAATGAGGACGAAGTTCCGGAGTTGCTGAAGTTTTATGACTTTTGCTGTTATGCATACGATGAATATTTGCCTAAATATGTGATTTACCTTCTCCAGGATATGTTTGGAACAGATAGTTTTGAGTTAGAAAAACTCTGTCGATTCACGTTGACAGTTAGAAAGAATTATCGACCGGTTACATACCATAACTGGCAACACGGGTTCCATGTCTTCCACAGCCTATGGTGTATGGTCAATGACGACGAAACATTTTCGCGATTTGATAAAATGGCATTTACAATTTCGGGTCTTTGTCACGATATTGACCATCGTGGTTATAACAACGCTTTCTTTCAGAAGCTTCACCTTCCGTTGGCTAATTTGTACTCTACCTCAGTTATGGAGCAACACCATTACAGACAAACTGTTACAATTCTTCAAACAGAAGGTACAGATATATTCTCTTTCATGACCGCAGATGATTACAAAGAAATGTTAGAACAAATTCGTCACAATATTCTTGCCACAGATTTAGCCCTATACTTTGCAAACCAAAAAACTTTGTCAGGTTACATAAAAGATGGCACATTTGACATAGAAATTCCTCATATGCGCGAGCATGCTAAGGCTTTAATGATGACTGGTGCAGATTTATGTGCGTGTGCAAAACCGTGGGTAACACAACAGGAGACGACAAAGAATTTGTATGACGAGTTTTACTTTCAAGGTGATGAGGAAAAAAGGCATGGTCTTACACCAATACCAATGATGGACAGAAACAGATTTGATGAACTACCGAAACAACAAATAGGGTTTATAGATTTCATTTGTAGGCCCTTATATCAAACATTATGCGACATTCTTCCGAGAACAATGCCACTACTGGCAGGTGTAGACGAGAACAGATCGCACTGGGCAGAACTTGCTGAACAAGAAGCTACATCAGTTTCTAAAATGAGGGTCAGTCCTAAGAATGAATAG